A genome region from Anopheles stephensi strain Indian chromosome 2, UCI_ANSTEP_V1.0, whole genome shotgun sequence includes the following:
- the LOC118504374 gene encoding ubiquinol-cytochrome-c reductase complex assembly factor 2, which yields MSQHYKNFLSLLERWPLDKSKVGRDLGQYLRDQLTAVLGSSNIVAVKDDRLQKQFRSLENIVNDVHVNRYPRSLNSTATGLTGEQCREVLSTEFLQILQRKD from the coding sequence ATGTCCCAGCACTACAAGAACTTTCTCAGTCTTCTGGAGCGGTGGCCTCTCGATAAAAGTAAGGTGGGACGCGATTTGGGCCAGTACCTGCGGGATCAGCTGACCGCTGTGCTTGGTTCCTCCAACATTGTTGCGGTGAAGGACGACCGGCTCCAAAAGCAGTTCCGTTCGCTCGAGAACATCGTAAACGACGTGCACGTGAATCGTTATCCGCGTAGTCTAAATTCTACCGCAACCGGACTCACTGGCGAACAGTGCCGTGAAGTGTTATCTACCGAGTTCCTACAGATTCTGCAGCGCAAGGATTAG
- the LOC118504373 gene encoding probable methyltransferase-like protein 15 homolog yields the protein MLWHNVRSVVRLNVLEQCYSTASCKAPLHRAVMATETVKFFEPQREQVFIDMTFGAGGHTRALLEAAPGSTVVALDRDPLAHRLACEMAEEFPGRVVPLLGRFSELPALLRTVDGYDRQRYFNGILFDFGCSSMQFDEASRGFSLSRDGPLDMRMDKDRCPDQLSAADVLARIQEPDLVRILKVYGEEKQAKKIARAIVNARFTVKRIETTAELASIVAHCLSQGEVGGGFDFRQDKLRRPAHVATKTFQALRIFVNNELNEINYGMVLAKHLLRTGGKLVTIAFHSLEDTIVKRHLTGHVVDDVASKVPLQYISHTLAHETDTMQEMMRPHWKQINKHVLVPTDTEVAENPRSRSAKLRAAVRLS from the coding sequence ATGCTGTGGCACAACGTTCGTAGTGTAGTTAGGTTAAACGTATTGGAACAATGTTATTCGACTGCCAGCTGCAAAGCACCACTCCATCGTGCTGTAATGGCCACGGAAACGGTAAAATTCTTCGAACCACAGCGTGAACAGGTCTTCATCGATATGACCTTCGGTGCCGGTGGTCACACACGAGCCTTGCTCGAAGCTGCACCCGGCTCAACGGTGGTCGCCCTGGACCGTGATCCACTCGCTCATCGGCTGGCGTGCGAAATGGCCGAAGAATTCCCCGGTCGTGTTGTACCGTTGTTGGGCAGATTTTCCGAACTGCCAGCACTCCTGCGAACGGTGGACGGTTACGACCGGCAGCGATACTTTAACGGCATTCTGTTCGACTTCGGATGCTCATCGATGCAGTTTGATGAAGCGTCCCGCGGATTCTCTCTGTCACGCGACGGCCCGCTCGATATGCGCATGGATAAGGATCGTTGTCCGGATCAGCTGTCGGCGGCCGATGTGCTGGCACGCATTCAGGAACCGGATCTCGTACGCATCCTGAAGGTGTACGGTGAGGAGAAGCAGGCGAAAAAGATTGCCCGAGCGATCGTGAACGCACGCTTCACTGTCAAGCGTATCGAAACGACGGCCGAGCTGGCGAGCATCGTTGCGCACTGCTTGAGCCAGGGCGAGGTCGGTGGCGGGTTCGATTTTCGCCAGGATAAGCTCCGTCGACCGGCGCACGTAGCTACGAAAACGTTTCAAGCGCTGCGCATCTTCGTCAACAACGAGCTGAACGAAATCAATTACGGGATGGTGCTGGCGAAGCATTTGCTACGGACCGGCGGCAAGCTGGTGACGATCGCGTTCCACTCGCTCGAAGATACGATCGTGAAGCGGCACCTGACCGGACACGTGGTGGATGACGTGGCGAGCAAAGTTCCGTTGCAGTACATTAGCCACACGCTGGCACACGAAACGGACACGATGCAGGAGATGATGAGACCGCACTGGAAGCAGATCAACAAGCACGTGCTGGTACCGACCGATACTGAGGTGGCCGAAAATCCGCGAAGTCGTTCCGCCAAACTACGGGCCGCCGTACGATTGAGCTGA
- the LOC118504371 gene encoding tyrosine-protein phosphatase 99A isoform X2, whose protein sequence is MKMITIHNMFSVLRALLIMLAVAASCTVWALPTESTVPTRSNNLPLEAISTTTPLPSEASESTPPLAAMEHEPPGAPSILHPYDAGDGSSNGDDALDELEQDFEEPRVLPLKSSSTPAVVRVVPIEQAASNDEPHTSTHDPTFSADDDIEPSPPQNLTVLEVTSTTIKLTWREPEKANGAIHGYRVYYIHQNQTDLHMPILKLNEMQNSVYHYTLSNLKPFSEYRILVTAFTKKHDGKPSEVTQRTDVSGPSAPKVVNLTCHSHNALYYGWRIPQTFYNTIDLYIISYRNIAYHEFREIRITVNASIMETSLIIPNLTSNAVYEVKVRAASASVINPKQIILGSYSEPRKISLQPNCEKAPLKSQRQAYDDYNLAVLAGIVFSFTVLLLIVLALILWKKCFHAAYYYLDDPQPCQGAQAGLIDWEGPSEVGGEVRCPVPVSDFAKHVAQLHADGDIGFSKEYEAIQGEALNDEYPSENSQHPENKGKNRYLNVIAYDHSRVHLRQVPGQKKHLDYINANFIDGYQKPRAFIGTQGPLPGTFDCFWRMVWEQRVAVIVMITNLVERGRRKCDMYWPKDGTETYGIIQVRLVKEDVMATYTVRTLHIKHLKMKKKKQSQMEKTVYQYHYTNWPDHGTPDHPLPVINFVKKSTTANPPDGGPIVVHCSAGVGRTGTFIVLDAMLKQIEAKGSLNVFGFLRYIRAQRNYLVQTEEQYIFIHDALAEAIASGETNIRMEAIGGLVNHLDYIDAQYKLIVSYQPKEINLTSSLKPVNAIKNRSSLVPLEGSRVHLTPKPGVEGSDYINATWLHGFRRLRDFIVTQHPLIETFKDFWQMVWDHNAQTVVLLSSVDNMSFLQFWPNESEPIESDYYRIRMVSETSEDNYIVRNFVIQSIQDDYELSVKMLENPAWPDMNNTRSIFDFAVRVHERCSEYRNGPIVVVDRYGGFQACQFCAISSLAMQLEYDHTANIYTYAKLYHNKRPGIWTSYDDIRQIYRILSYMPKELGLLKCTELRTEFDDAAMMTATPDLYSKICSNGSINNQLAGGTPDGGVGNGTATTTTTTTSINPPPGMTIPGVVAGTPNSGCPPMVTLGTGGTTPPPQTLLQNGGTVIVKMNGDDNDELSVVVATGNHHLNLDHNQA, encoded by the exons ATGAAGATGATAACTATTCACAACATGTTCTCGGTGTTGCGGGCCTTATTGATAATGCTCGCTGTTGCCGCAAGCTGCACAGTATGGGCACTTCCTACGGAATCGACAGTTCCGACACGCTCGAACAATTTACCGCTGGAAGCAATCTCGACCACCACACCGTTACCATCGGAAGCTTCGGAGAGCACACCGCCTCTGGCCGCAATGGAGCACGAACCGCCCGGCGCACCCTCCATCCTGCATCCGTACGATGCCGGCGACGGCAGCAGTAATGGTGACGATGCGTTGGATGAGCTCGAGCAAGACTTTGAGGAGCCCCGTGTTCTTCCGCTGAAATCGTCCTCCACCCCGGCAGTGGTTCGTGTTGTGCCGATCGAGCAGGCGGCTAGCAACGATGAACCGCACACCTCTACACACGATCCAACCTTTTCGGCCGATGACGATATTG AACCAAGCCCACCTCAGAACCTGACCGTGCTCGAGGTAacatccaccaccatcaaattAACCTGGCGCGAACCGGAAAAAGCGAACGGAGCCATCCATGGATACCGGGTGTACTACATCCATCAAAACCAAACTGACCTGCACATGCCCATCCTGAAGCTGAACGAAATGCAGAACTCAGTCTATCACTACACACTTTCGAACTTAA AACCCTTTTCCGAGTATCGAATCCTGGTGACGGCATTTACGAAAAAGCACGACGGCAAACCGTCCGAGGTGACGCAGCGTACCGATGTCAGTGGTCCAAGCGCACCGAAAGTGGTCAACCTGACGTGTCACTCGCACAACGCACTGTACTACGGTTGGCGCATTCCGCAGACATTCTACAACACCATCGATCTGTACATCATCAGCTATCGAAACATTGCGTACCACGAGTTTCGCGAGATTCGTATCACGGTCAATGCTTCCATCATGGAAACATCG CTAATCATTCCGAATCTTACGAGCAATGCGGTATACGAGGTGAAAGTGCGTGCTGCATCGGCAAGTGTGATCAATCCCAAGCAAATCATTCTCGGATCGTATTCGGAGCCCCGCAAG ATTTCTCTTCAACCGAACTGTGAAAAGGCTCCGTTGAAATCTCAGCGCCAGGCGTATGATGATTACAACTTGGCCGTACTGGCCGGCATTGTGTTTAGTTtcaccgtgctgctgctcatcGTGCTGGCGCTCATACTGTGGAA GAAGTGCTTCCATGCTGCATACTACTATCTGGACGATCCACAGCCCTGTCAGGGTGCGCAGGCCGGTCTCATCGACTGGGAAGGACCGAGCGAGGTGGGCGGCGAAGTACGGTGCCCCGTGCCGGTGTCCGACTTTGCTAAACATGTAGCGCAACTGCATGCCGACGGTGACATCGGTTTCAGCAAGGAGTACGAAGCGATTCAAGGCGAAGCGCTGAACGATGAGTACCCGTCGGAGAATTCGCAGCATCCGGAGAACAAGGGCAAGAACCGATATTTGAATGTGATTGCTT ACGACCACAGCCGGGTGCATCTACGGCAGGTGCCGGGACAGAAGAAGCATCTTGACTACATCAACGCAAACTTCATCGATGGTTACCAGAAACCGCGCGCATTCATCGGTACGCAGGGACCGCTGCCGGGCACGTTCGATTGCTTCTGGCGCATGGTGTGGGAGCAGCGCGTTGCGGTGATCGTCATGATAACGAACCTCGTCGAGCGAGGCCGCCGGAAATGTGATATGTACTGGCCAAAGGATGGTACCGAAACGTACGGCATCATACAGGTACGGTTGGTGAAGGAGGACGTGATGGCTACGTACACCGTGCGAACGCTCCACATCAAGCAtctgaagatgaagaagaaaaaacaatcgcAAATGGAGAAAACGGTGTATCAGTACCATTACACGAACTGGCCCGATCACGGCACGCCGGACCATCCGTTGCCGGTGATAAATTTCGTAAAAAAGTCCACCACCGCTAACCCACCCGACGGTGGCCCGATTGTGGTGCACTGTTCGGCCGGTGTTGGCCGTACCGGAACGTTCATCGTGCTCGACGCAATGTTGAAACAGATCGAAGCGAAGGGTTCGCTGAACGTGTTTGGCTTTTTGCGATACATTCGGGCGCAGCGGAATTATCTAGTGCAGACGGAGGAGCAGTACATCTTCATACACGACGCACTGGCGGAGGCGATCGCTAGCGGCGAGACGAACATAAGGATGGAAGCGATCGGTGGGTTGGTAAACCATTTGGATTACATCGATGCACAATACAAG CTTATCGTGAGTTATCAGCCGAAGGAAATCAATTTGACCTCCTCGTTGAAACCGGTAAATGCAATCAAGAATCGCAGCTCGTTGGTGCCGCTCGAAGGTAGCCGAGTTCATCTCACACCGAAACCGGGCGTCGAAGGAAGCGACTACATAAACGCCACCTGGCTGCACGGATTCCGCCGACTGCGTGATTTTATCGTCACGCAGCATCCATTAATCGAAACGTTTAAAGACTTTTGGCAGATGGTTTGGGATCATAACGCGCAAACGGTGGTGCTACTGTCTTCAGTGGATAATATG TCTTTCCTGCAATTTTGGCCTAACGAATCGGAACCGATAGAAAGTGACTACTATCGCATTCGGATGGTGTCGGAAACGTCGGAAGATAACTACATCGTGCGGAACTTTGTCATCCAGTCGATACAGGACGATTACGAGTTGAGTGTGAAGATGCTGGAAAATCCGGCCTGGCCCGACATGAACAATACTCGCTCGATATTCGATTTCGCCGTGCGCGTTCATGAACGCTGCAGCGAGTACAGGAACGGTCCGATCGTAGTTGTGGACAG GTACGGTGGGTTCCAGGCATGTCAGTTTTGCGCCATAAGCTCGTTAGCAATGCAGCTCGAGTACGATCACACGGCAAACATTTACACCTACGCCAAACTGTACCACAACAAGCGACCCGGCATCTGGACCTCGTACGACGACATCCGGCAAATTTATCGGATACTTTCCTACATGCCCAAAGAGCTCGGGCTACTGAAATGCACCGAGCTGCGTACCGAGTTCGACGATGCCGCGATGATGACGGCGACGCCGGACCTGTACAGCAAGATCTGTAGCAACGGTAGCATTAACAATCAGCTTGCGGGCGGTACGCCGGACGGTGGTGTGGGCAATGGTACCGCGACGACCACCACAACGACTACATCCATAAACCCACCACCGGGTATGACGATTCCGGGCGTGGTTGCCGGCACACCCAACTCCGGCTGTCCGCCGATGGTAACGCTAGGTACGGGCGGAAcgacaccaccaccgcaaACCCTCCTACAGAACGGTGGTACGGTGATCGTGAAGATGAACGGGGACGACAATGACGAGCTGTCGGTTGTGGTAGCGACCGGCAACCATCATCTTAACCTGGACCACAATCAGGCGTAA